A single window of Plectropomus leopardus isolate mb chromosome 12, YSFRI_Pleo_2.0, whole genome shotgun sequence DNA harbors:
- the ro60 gene encoding 60 kDa SS-A/Ro ribonucleoprotein: MEPSGSTTISSSSNHTLNSTGGNCPWEVSDKARLCRFLCYGSEGDIYTAREEGRASMDSAGALLSLLQEGRGAEVVEEIKRFSQDGRAVSLGPSFFALAVCSQHSELKTRQAAFKALKEVCRDPAHLFSFIQNKKELKEGMKCGIWGRALRKAVSDWYNEQDAMSLAVAVTKCKQREGWSHQDLLRLSHTKPANEAIALISKYVTKGWKEVQLAYSDKEKSEEVGKVLSYLEMVEKVKHSCDETEVINLIEEHKLEREQLLTDHLKSKQVWRALLKEMPLQSLLRILGRMTSNKILEPGSSETQAVCDRIQSETALTKAKIQPFSILLSSENYKRGQGYQGKTKWEPDSSILKAMDSAFYKSFMNVEPVGKRFVVAVDVGTSLSSIVPGTSVSTAVAAAAITMIFARTEPDTQVLAYSEGALVPCTISADMTLPQATFELVKIPGGNTDCTLPITWAIENGKAVDVFIILTNNPLWTFTASPVESLKTHRQKTGAHSKLVMCGLTSIGHTIADTEDRGLLSICGFDLGALSVIRNLAQDLI, from the exons ATGGAGCCATCAGGAAGCACTACGATATCATCATCAAGCAACCACACCCTGAACTCAACAGGTGGCAACTGTCCATGGGAGGTTAGCGACAAGGCCAGACTGTGCCGCTTCCTCTGCTATGGCTCTGAGGGAGACATATACACTGCCAGAGAGGAGGGTCGTGCCAGCATGGATAGTGCAGGAGCTCTGCTGTCCCTCCTGCAGGAGGGCAGAGGTGCTGAGGTGGTGGAGGAGATAAAAAGGTTCTCTCAGGATGGGAGAGCAGTCAGTCTCGGCCCTTCCTTTTTTGCTTTGGCTGTGTGCTCCCAGCACTCGGAGCTGAAGACCAGACAGGCAGCATTCAAAGCCCTGAAGGAAGTTTGTCGGGACCCCGCCCACCTGTTTTCTTTCATCCAGAACAAGAAGGAGTTGAAAGAGGGTATGAAGTGTGGTATTTGGGGACGCGCCCTGAGGAAAGCAGTGTCTGACTGGTACAATGAGCAAGATGCCATGAGTCTGGCTGTGGCTGTGACCAAATGTAAACAGAGAGAGGGTTGGTCACATCAGGATCTGCTTAGGCTCTCTCACACTAAACCAGCTAATGAAG ctattgCCTTGATCAGTAAATATGTAACAAAAGGATGGAAGGAAGTCCAGCTTGCTTATTCTGACAAAGAGAAGTCAGAAGAGGTCGGCAAAGTGCTTTCGTATCTTGAAATGGTGGAGAAGGTCAAGCACAGTTGTGATGAAACAGAGGTCATCAATTTAATAGAGGAACACAAGCTGGAGAGGGAACAGCTGCTGACAGATCACCTGAAGTCCAAACAG gtATGGAGAGCTTTGTTGAAGGAAATGCCTCTCCAATCATTGCTAAGGATCTTGGGTAGGATGACGTCAAACAAAATTCTTGAACCAGGAAGCTCAGAAACACAAGCTGTATGTGACAGAATCCAGAGTGAGACGGCACTCACGAAG GCAAAGATCCAACCTTTCAGCATACTCTTGTCCTCTGAAAACTACAAAAGAGGCCAAGGCTATCAGGGTAAAACAAAATGGGAACCAGACAGCAGCATCCTCAAAGCAATGGACTCTGCCTTTTACAAGAGTTTTATG AACGTGGAGCCTGTGGGTAAACGCTTCGTAGTGGCAGTAGATGTGGGCACATCACTGAGCAGCATTGTCCCAGGGACGTCAGTCAGCACGGCTGTCGCTGCTGCAGCTATTACCATG ATTTTTGCAAGGACAGAGCCAGACACACAAGTGCTGGCCTACTCTGAAGGAGCTTTGGTTCCCTGCACCATCTCTGCTGACATGACTCTCCCACAAGCAACATTTGAACTGGTTAAG ATCCCAGGTGGAAACACAGACTGTACCCTCCCCATCACATGGGCCATAGAGAACGGGAAAGCTGTAGATGTGTTCATCATTCTGACCAACAACCCATTGTGGACGTTTACAGCCAGCCCGGTGGAGTCTCTAAAGACGCATAGACAA aaaacGGGAGCCCATTCCAAGTTGGTCATGTGTGGACTGACCTCCATTGGACACACCATCGCAGACACAGAAGACAGGGGTTTACTGAGCATCTGTGGCTTTGACCTCGGAGCTTTGAGTGTCATTCGTAACCTAGCCCAGGATCTGATTTGA